A stretch of DNA from Candidatus Bathyarchaeota archaeon:
GCCAGCCGAATGGAACCTCGAAACGGTTTCTACGATATGACGCTCATTCAAAAATGGGATGAAATTTCATACATAGACTCTGCAACTTTGGTTTACGTTGACCACCCAGTAGAATTTGATGTGTTTTCAACTAAAGCCACATATCTATATGACCTTGACGAACAAGGAACAATCTACACCGTAAGCAATAACCCATCTTCGCCCGTTTCTTGCGTTAACTCAACAGGACACGATGTGCTGCATTTAGTTTCAGAACGAGATGGGATCACTACAAAAGGCAACGAATTCACTTGGGACACTTTGGAATTAAATTTAGGAGATTTGTCTGAGGCAGAACAAATCAAACTGTTAGTAGCAGGAACAATCATTTACTCCACAGGAGAAGAACAAGGAGAATGGGCGGGACAATTCTTTAACCAACCCGGTGAACGACCGTTTCCTCCGCCATACATGGAAGTAAGAGATGCAAAAGGTAATTGGGTTCCGGTTCCAGACAATCGACAATTCCCCTTGTTAGATGTTACTCCAGACTGTTTTGCCATAAACCTAACAGGACTTTTCCAGCCAGGAGATTACGCCCTTAGAATACACACATTCTTCAACACGGAATTTGATTACATAGCAGTTGACACAACAGCACAACAAGAGATAATCGTTGGCGAATTACCAGTTTATTTTGCTAATTTAACTCAAGCATTTGCTACAAACTCCAATTCAACAGGAAACTTCACAAGATATGGAGAAGTAACCGAACTGCTTCATAACCCCGACAACCAATTCGTAATAATGCGCCAAGGCGACCAAATCGTTCTTCATTATTCTGTAGATGACTTGCCTGAAGTTCCAGAAGGCATGGAACGGGATTATTTCCTGTTTGCAAGCGTATGGTTCAAAGTTGACGGATTATTCTACGTTGATTTTACCGTTGACCCATTGCCATTCCACGAAATGAGCTGCTTCCCATATGACATGGAGCTAGAAAGTTACCCATATACCATAGAAAACCAAAACTACATAGATGAATACAACACTCGAACAATCGAGAACCCATAATAAATAAAAAATTCTTTTTTTCTATATCTTTTTTGACAAAGACTTCAAAGTTCCAGATACAGCTTTAACGTGTACAGCTGCTGTTTTTCCATTTATTTCAATAATTGTTGCTACAGCGGCTCGAACTTGTTCAAGCATTGTATGGGAGCATCGAATAATTATTTGGTTTTTTCCGGGAAAATATTTGAGCTGTTTTAGATTAGCTTTGCTGGAGCCATATTCTCCAAAAAGTCTAAGAACTGAATTTTTAACAGCATTAAAAACTGTAAATTCTTCAAAATTTTGGTCACTTGAAACTTGTAATGCTAAATAGCGACGTTTTTCTCGTTTAATCACAGTTTTTCAGTCCTAGAACCTGTATTCCAGGGGCTACATAAGTAGGGCTCAATTTTTTTCTGTTTCGTTCAACGATAAACAATGCATTTGATGATAATGCCTTCAACGCAGATTCTACAGAAAAATCAAAAAGGGTTGTAACTGCGGCATTATCGTAAGGTCCTCTCATCAGGTGTTCAGTTGTTGCAGCACTAGATAGTATTACAGGGACTTTGCTTCGTTTTGCTGTTCCAATTTCTTTTCGCAGACGAGACAAAAGATAAATCCGAGACAAGGGCGTCAACTGCAGAATTGGAGCTAACTCAATTTCAAGAGCTGAAAGGGCAGTTCCGGCAAGTTCTGCTTCTTGGTTGTCAAAAAACCTTTGTCGCATATTGGTTACTGAAAACTGTAAAAGGTCTACTCGTCGGTCTTTGGCAGCTTGGCGGGCAACATCTTTTGTGTTGCATCTCACTGATATGATTTCGAATTTTCTTCGGTATTTTCGCAAGTCTTTGAGAAGTGAATTGGAGTTACTGGGAGAAAGATTCACTCTTGAAACAAAGTCAACATCTGCTGAGGCACAAATGTTTTTGAGGTTGCTAATTAGTTGCGAGGTAGCATTTTCTGGAACAGTAATTCCTAACATTTGGTAGCCTAAATGTGCAGCTTTTTGTACCATTTTTTTTGTTTGAACAGGATCGTTAAGAGGAACACGTAACTGCAAATCAGCAAAAAATTTCATGTTAACATCCCGATTTCTTTACAGACTTGAGTTACATCTTCTAGCTTGGTTTTTCTGAAACGCAAACGAATACGAATCGGGTCACAGGCTACAAGTTTAATTTTACCTTGCAAGGCTGCTTGTTTGTCCACTCGCAGGTAAATGCTTCCTTTTTCAAAGCAACGGTCCAGTATTGAACTTAATTCAACTTTATCAAATGAACTAAGGTTTTCAGACAGGTTACCAACTAGTGCCTTTATAGCGATTTTGTTTTTGATTCTTGCGTCAAAAAAAACAATAGGATTACCATAATGACCTTCTAGGCTGTCTTTATTGAATGCTATTTCATCTTCTTCGTTCTTGATTGACAAAACGTTTCTAACTGCCTTCATAACTTTTTCAACATCTTCAGTGGCGTGGGCACAAAATCGAACATCAACATAAGCTACTGGAAACTGAGGCAAACATGTTCACTCTCGCATACAAACCTATAACATTACTTGATATAAATATGTCAAGTGATACTTAAAAAAAATAAAAAATATGATTTGGGGATTCCACAAAAAGGAAGCCCCAAACGGGTTTATTTACGGGGATGCTTGTTTCTGATTCGCAGAATAGCTTTTTTGCTAGGTCGGACTTTTTCTGCGCCTCGTCCACGGTTATGAAGCCCACGAGCTTGTTTACCTGCGCTAGTTAATCCACGGAACACACGTCGTGTTTGACTTGATATTGGATGATCAGGCAAAACAACGGGGTCAACCATGATTACTTCGTACCATTTGAAGCGCCCATCTTCCCAGACCCAATAAGAATTCAATACTTCTAGATTAGGGAATTTTCTTGCAGCACGTTCTTCGGCTATTAGTCGCATGTTTTTGCCGACTTTAAATTTGTTTACACCCAAACGTTTTTGTCGGCGACCACCAGTTGGTCGTGTTTTTCGAAAACCAGAGCGTCTAACCCTGACTCTAGCCATAATTATTCCTTGTTTGGCTTTGTATCCAAGGTTTCGTGCACGATCTAGTCTGGTTGGTCTTTCAATTCTTATAATAGCGTGTTCTTTACGCCAAGTTATGGCTCTTTGCCACATTAACTCTTTCACATAGGTTTTATCGGGATTTTTCCAAGCCTCTGCAATATACTTGTATGCCATTTTTTTATTCCTCACATTCTTTCGGTTCAACCCAAAATTGGGTCACATCCCATCGGAACAACTAGCAACAAACAACAAACAGTTAATAAACCTTTTCAGGATTTATCTACTAGTTTTGCTTTTTTTATTATTAAAACGCCGCTGTCATTTTTATAGTCGATTTCACTTTCTACTATTTCGATACTTTTTTTGTAAATAGGACCATCCAAAACTAATGACTCGTATTCACCGCCTTCGCCTACCAAAGAGATTTGGTATTTTTTGTTTAGTTCCACAAACTTTTGCAGTGTTTCTTGGTTGATTTCTTGTCCCAGCCATGTTTGGTCTAAACCTTGAGCTGACACGCCTACAATTATGACTTTGAATCTGAGAGAAACTAGTTCATTCATCAAACCTAACGGTTCTTGGTGCCACAGCGGAGCAATGGATTTTAACCCCAACTCGTCACATATGTTGTCAATTCTTTTTTTCTGATAAACTGAGGCAATTGCACCCGTCACCAGACCGTCCACGTCAAGGGATGCAATTAGTTTTTTGAGGTCTTCTAGTTCTTTTTCTTTTATTCCAGAAGTTTTTGCTTTAACCAACGGAATTTCTAATGCTTCAGCAAGATAATCAGTAATGTGGATGTTTGGATAATGAAACATGTAACTGTCTGAACGTTTGGGAACCATTGTGCCCAGAACTTTGATTTCGTGTCCCATCTGTTGAGCTTTGTAAAGAGCTAAGACTGAATCCTTTCCACCACTGACTAGTGCTGCTAATTGCATTTCTATTCATCCAAAAATGGGAATTTTACAGGTTCTTTGCTTTTTCGAACACCTGATTAACTTTGGATTGCCATTCTGCTAAGCCGTCCGGGGAATCAGGGTAGTTCCTGTAAAGATGTTTAACTTCTTTCATGAGTTTAGCGGTAGAATTCAATTTCATCAAAAGCGATAAACATCCAAGTCCCTTAAAGAGCCTGCTTGTTTTTTCAGTTATGTTAAGTTTTAAGTCTTCACCCATGCTGGCTTTGAGCAAATCATCGTCAGTGATTAGGTGGTGGCTCATTCCGTAGTTCATTTCTTCGTTAGTTAAACTTTGAAGAAACAAACGGAACAAGTCAAGTCCTGCTTGTTTGGCGCCATATGCTACCATGAACATGCCAGTGTAAGGCCACATTTGTTCGCGGCTCACGTCACCTTTTTCTAACGCTTCGATTATGACTTCTGCTGCTTTGACGCCCCCCATCATTGATGAACCAATTCCACCTCCGTGGATGGGGTTAACTTGGCATGCTGCGTCGCCGATAATGATTATTCCGTTTCCAACCATTGGGCTTATTGGACTTCGGGTTGGAACCAGACCTCCACCACCTGTTAAGACTTTTGAGTCGTTAAACAGGGGCATTGATGAAATCACATCATTGTAAAGGTCTTTGGGATTTAGGAACCCTTCTTTCATGGCTACGCCCAGGCCCACGTTAATTGTAGTTGGGCTTTTAGGGAAAACCCAGTAATATCCACCTGGAACCTTATTCAAGTCAAGGTAAATTTTACAGAACCCAGGGTCTGCAATTGGCTCTTTTATTTCTCTAATTTCCCGGTAACAAATTTCTATATCTTCGTCTTTAATGTCGTTTTGTATGCCAAATTCTGCAGGAAGTTTTTTGCGTAGAACAGCTGCATGTCCACTTGCGTCGACAACAACTTTGGCGCGTATTTCCATTTTTTGGTCAGTTTTGAGGTTTTTTGCTGAAACTCCAACCACGAAATTGTTTTCTACGATCGGATCAATGACAACTGTCTGATCCATCAGGGTCACGCCACTTTCTTTTGTTTCTTTTACCAGTCTTTGACCAAAAAGTAAACGGTTAACTAGGTATCCATGGACGCCTTCGCCTTTGACGTTTACTTCTGTTTCCAGGTCAGGTGAGTAAACTTTTATGCCTTCGATTACTTGGTCAAGTTCTGCTCCCGAAGGATAAGCAATTCCTATGTTATCAAAATGATGTTTGCCGATTGCGTCTCCACAGACCTTGTCGCCTATGTTTTTTTCTTCTTTGCGATCTATCATACATACCGTTAGGCCTGCGTTTGCAAGAGTTTTGGCTGTTAAACATCCCCCGGTTCCAGCCCCAACAACTATAACGTCAAATTTGTTCAACTGATTTCTCTCCAGTTCCTTTTATGATGCTTGAAAAGGGATTCATAACCTTTACGATAATCCGAGAAAATGTGAAAGAGTTAATTAAAGTTTGTTAAGTTCGTGGATACATCGCCAATTGTTTTCTTGCAACCTTCCCCCTTTTTTTGAATTTTGTTTTCGGGTGGTGATCTAATTTGGTGTTTACTCAACCCCGAACTTACGACCCAGATAAAATCCGTTGTCGGTATTGCTGAACCATGAACACAAAATGGAGGGATAAATGCTGGAATCGCAAAGAATATCTAAGCCAGTAATTAAACTGAAAAATTTTGTGAGATGTTAAATATTTGTAAAATACGGATGTATGGAAACACTTACCTTTTTTACTAAACTTTTTGAGCCAAAAATTTAATTTAGCTTAAATAAAGGATTTTTCTGTTATTAATATGAAGGTGACAATTTTTTTGATTAAAAATAATTGTGGTTCAGCAATGGTATTAGGATTAATTGCAACAATATTGGCGGTTATTTTTGGTGGATGGCTTGTAATTGCTGTTTTTCAGACACTTGGACAACTTGGATATTTAATATTGATTATTGTAGGAGCAATGGCTCTAGTTTTATTCATTCTCCTTGCAAGAAGATAAGTAATTTTTTTAGCGGATTTTATTGGAAATTGTTGTTTCCCAAGCGCTGGATATATCGCCACGTTTTTCCGCAAAATGCCCCTTTTTTAAAAGAAGATTAAATGTTAGTTAATCTGAAACATTAATACCATATTTATTGATCAGCGACCACCAATTGTTATAATCATTTTCACTTAGATAACCTGTTGGTGATGCTAAATTATTTAGTCTTATCCATTCTTGAGCATCATTATATTCCTCAGATACGCTATCAAATGAAAAACCATCACTCACATGAATAATTTCAGGAGTTGATGTTAGTTTTCCAACCCCAACATATTCTGCTTGGTCATAAGTTATTATTGACGGATTTGTTGTTTCAACAAAACAATATCCTGTATCTTTGAAGCAATATTGAAATGAACATTTTATTCCAACCGCCATATGATTTTCTGACTCAAAATTGAATAGAACAGTATCAAATCCTAATTCTCTCAACAGAAAAACAAGTAACCGTGATTTTTCTTCACAAACCCCCATTTCATCAGATATAACTTCATAGGGGTATCTATTTTCTGAATTTACAGAACTTAATCCTCCCCAATCATAAGGAATTTGCTGAACTAGACTAATAGCAATCCTTGCTTGGTCATCTTTACTGGATGTTTCTGATTTGATTTCATCTACCAAATCAATCAGATAATCCATTTGAACGTCATCATTCAAAAATTTCATGACAAAGTCTTTTTTAGTTGGTTCTGTTTCCCAAAAAAAGTAGGATATAGTGCGTGGAATTTCTGATAAATATTCATTTACACCATCAAAAACAGTAAATGAAAGTTGGTTAGTTTCACCGTACAGAAGGTATTTTAAACTTAAATTTTTTGGGTTTATCTCCAATTCTTGGTGTGTAATTGTGTTGGTGTTACTTTGTGTGTCGGAATTGACGGTTTCAGGAGGTGGTATGTTGCTTGAATCAGAATTTGGTAATTCGGGCAAAACCGATTCAGTATTTGAAGTATCATTTTTGTTTAGGTCAGTTAAGTCAGCCAAAAAATTTGGATTTTGTATTAAATAATAACTACCCACTACCAAAAATACAACAATAATTATTGCTATTATTGTCCATTTTTTGTTAGAAGATTTTGCTGTTTTGGGTTTTGAATATGGTTTTGATTGCGGGTGCCTTTTTGGGAACGGGCTCCTTTTTTGGTATGGCATTTTATATTCATATTGCTTGTCATATTTTTGCCAAAAGTCTCTTGTGTACGGAAAGCATGGATGTCCACCTTTACCTTTGTGATTTAACTTTTGTTGTTCAGCTATTGCTTTCTGTTCCTTTGACTGATATTTGAGATTTGGAATGCTTGCAAGTGTTGGATGTAGATGATAACTACACATATTCCGTCCGCAATGTGGACAGGGTGTAACTGGTTTTGTTGTGCTGTCATTCAGTTTAGTTTTGCATTCAACGCACACATCAAGATTATATTCTTGATTTGGGGGCTCGGGCGATTTTTTGAGTTGATATACACAATTGTGGCTTTCGGGTAAACGGTGTTCATCACAATAACGCAAACCACAATATTTGCACTTGAAAGGTAAATCCACCGCTTTTCCACAAACAGCACATCTTTGCAAATTTATCGCCAATTTATTAATTGTTACGTTATTTATAAATAGAAATTTGTTTTTAATAATTTTCATGGAAAAATTAGAAGCTAAACTTAACCAGATGGCTACACAGTTAACTGCTTTACTGACGAAAAAACCTAACAAACAATAAAGAATCTTTCATGGTTCAACCTCACACATTATGCGGAAAATCACAAAGGGAAACCCCCACCGCACTTGCACTTGTCCGATTTGGCGTTTCTGTGTGTGTAACCGTGTAGATATCTTGAATATTATAATGGGGCATCTTGAATCGAGTTTTCAACTTAAACAAGCGATGTTGTTCGTATAAATATTAATTTATATTAAAAAACCAAAAAACTTTGCCAAAAAAAGCTTCTTAACCCTGTAAATTTTTTTTCCCTTTTTGATTAGGAGATAAATATTTTCTATTTATTTTTATATGTTTTAATGATTATAAACGAGAATGCTGCAACTATTATTACTGAAACAGCAACAATTTCCAAAGGTCTCAGTATTCGATCAAAATCCACCTCAAAAACAATTGTCCCCGTTTTACCCTTGTTTCCATACAAATCTTCTGCAAACATTGTCAAATTATGTTCCCCATTAGATAAATTATACAAAACCGTTGAATTCACAACAGTAATGTTAGCTTGCCCATCAAGAGAATACTTCAAAACACCCTTCTCATTAACTGTAAATGATAAAGTTATGTTATTTGAATCAGTGTATGTTTTGTTATCAACAGGAGATTTTATCACAACCTCGGGAGGAGTCGTATCCACCGTAAAGAAAACAAAAGCCTTTCCCATGTTCACCTTTTTGGCATCCAGAGCATAAACAACAACACTATGCTCTCCATCAGACAAAGACGAAAGAGTAAAATTACCATCTACAGTCCGATTACTCCCCCCATCCAAACTATACCCAATCCAGGAAGTGTCCTCCTCTACCTTAAAATTAAAATCAACACCATTTGTAGTATAAGTCACATTTTTAGGTGACAACAAATTAACAACTGGAAGAGTCGTGTCAACTGAAAAATAAACAATGTTTGACCTATCCGTGTTATTAACCTTATCAGCAGAATAAATCACAACACTGTGGGGACCATCAGACAAAGACGAAAGAGTAAAATTACCAGTTATGCTTTGATTTTTTCCTCTATCTAAACTATAAACAATCCATGAAAGCTCCTCATTAAAAACAAAATAAACATCAACCTCAGAACTAGGATATGTCTCATTTCCCGGCGGCCAAATAATCACAACAGGAGGCACCGTGTCAACAGAAAAATAAACAACATCACTTTTTCCAGTATTTCCCGACAAATCAGTAGCATAAACAACCAAACTATGAACACCATCACCTAACGCCCAAATGGTATAGTTGCCATAAATTGTAACGTTTTCATTCCCATCAACACTATAACCAATCCAAAAAGTCTCCTCACTTACCGTCAAATTAATTGGAACATTACTTGAAGAATAAGTCAAATTTTGCGGTGAATTAACATTTATTGTTGGAGATTCGGTGTCTGGAGGAGGAATAACAACTTCAAAATTTATAATATCTGATTTTCCAGTGTTTCCTGCAAGGTCCGTGGCATAAACAGCTAAATTGTGACTTCCCTCTGACAATGAAGCAAGAATTGTATTTCCTGAAATTGTCTGATTGCTTGTACCATCCAAACTATATCCAATCCAAAAAACAGTCTCACTTATCGTAAAATTAAGCTCCACATTGCCTGTAGAGTAGGTGGTCGATGTGGGCGAAAGAATTGTTATTGTTGGAGCTTCCGTGTCAGGTTGGGATAGTGAGACTACAAAGTAAATTATACTTGACTTTCCTGTGTTTTCTGCCAAGTCTGTAGCGTATACAACTATTGTGTGGACACCATCCGATAGTGACGATAATGTGGTGTTGCCGCTAGTTTGGTTTGCTGTGCCATCTAAACTGTACCCTGTCCACGAGACTTGTTCATCAACCGTAAAAGTTAGGTCAACATCGTTAGTAAAATAGGTGGTGGATGCGGGAGAAAGAATTGTTATTGTTGGGGGTTCTGTATCCGGTGGAGCAATTGAAATATTGAAATTTATTGGATTTGATTTTCCAGTGTTTCCTGCCAAGTCCGTAGCGTAAACAACTATTTTGTGATGACCTTCAGACAATGATTTTAGGGTTGTGTTTCCTGAGATTTGTTGATTTTCTGCCCCATCTAAACTATACTCTATCACAGAAACTTTTTCATTTATTGTAAAAATTAGTTCCACATCATTGGTAGGATAGGTGGTGGATGTGGGCGAGAGAATTGTTATTGTTGGGGGTTCTTTGTCCGGTAAAGGAAGTGAAACTTCAAAAACTATAGTATCTGATTTTCCTGTGTTTTCTGCTAAATCTGTCGCGAAAACAACTATTGTGTGAACTCCTTCAGACAATTCGGGAAGAGTTATGTTCCCATCAATTGTTTGATTGCTCTTTCCATCCAAACTATAACCAATCCAAGAAACTTCCTCATTTACACTAAAGTCTAGGTCGATGATTTTTGTTGAATACACACGGTTTGTAGGAGAAATTATTGAGATTATTGGCTCAGTTAAATCCTGAGCTTTAACAAATAATGGACCAGTTTGAATTAATAGATTCGTTGCTAAAACTGTTAAACATAACACAAACAATACTTTTTTAGATAATTTAACTAATTTTAAACCCTTGAGAGTTCGCAAAACAGACCCAATTTCCAATAAAATTTAATTCATTCTTTCATGATTTTTTATCATGTTCATAGACACTAAGATCTTTACATTTAACTGGAAAATAAAGTGATATTAAAAACTAATGAAATTTTTATATAGAAAAAAACTAAAGAAAATCATAACAAAAAAAGTTATTTTTTTCAAAAATTATATGGGACAATCTTCAAACAGAAATATGTTCATGGATGGGAAAATGTTTTTATTGCTTAGGTAATGTTTGTTGGAAAACTTGGGAAAAACCCAATTACCGACCGGAACATAAATTTCCTTTTATCCCCCCTAAAACCGAACGTATATTAGCAAAAAGCATTGGTGACACGACAAGTATAATATTTTCACATTTTCTAGACGAAACTGGCACCCTATGCAAAGAAGCTGAACGACTCGAATGGGCTGACATCAACAAAGAAAAAAATTTAGTGACCTTGAAAGCGTCAAAGAACGGCGTTTAAAGAATCGTTCCGGTTCCAGAGGAATTAATCAACATGCTCAACACTTTACAAAATAATGAAAACATCGTATTTCCCAAAGTAGCAAAAAACACAAGAACCAACTCTTTCAGAAACAGAATGAAAAATCTGGCACGACAACACAATAACCCAAGATTCCTAAAAATTTATGTGCATACATTTCGTCATTGTAAAGCCCTTAGAGAATACCACCGGACAAGACTTCTTACCCATGTTAAAAAAATAATGGGACACCGAAGCGTCTTAACTACAATGCGATATGTAGAAGTCTATGAGCAGATATATGGGGTAAGCACTAAAGGAATTTCTAACTCAAATTGCTTCAACAAACAGGAACGAATTGAATTCATTAATGATGGTGGGATTTGGTTCAAACAGATGGAGAGGAATGGTATTTCCGCAAACCGAAATAGATTGTGCAACATAGGAGTAAACTTGCGAAACGTGGACTTAATTAAAGTTTATTCAATTGTTTTGCTGTTTGTAAATTGTTTTTGGCTTCCAAAAATAATGATATTCTTTTAAAAAATAGAAGAAAGTTGAACCTGAACTAGTCAGGTTTTTCTGCTTATTGTCAACGTGTTTTGTAATTTTGTTTGGATAGTTACATCCATTCGTTGTAGTTTTGGGTTTCCCAAACTTTGATGATTTCGATATGCACTTCTTTTTCGTAGTCGTCAGGGTTGAACAAGTTGATGTACCATACCATGTCAACGTTTTCTTGGTCTACGCGCCAGCTTACTGTTCCGTTGTCTGTTTCACTTACCCATCTTTGGATTTTCCCAAATGTGTCGTTGCCTAATCGACAGGGGAACCATCCTTGAGTGTCGTCAAACATCACTGCAGAGTGAGGCGTCCACTTTATTGTTCCTTCTGAAACAGTTAGTTTGACTTCAAAAAACGCTGCAGGTGAAGACAAATAGAATGCCCTGAACTTTACTTCTTGGCCGTCAATTGTGATGGTGTTGCTGTAGATTACTTCATGTTTCTCTGTGTATGCAAGTGCATACACTACAGTAGCAAAACTTGAAACAAGTAACAACGTTGCAAGCACTCCAGTCTTTAGCAAGTTTTTCCTTTGCATTCTTTTTCACGTTTGCGCATTTATGCCAAAAAGTAGATATGACTTCTTGTGAAGTGAAAAATGTGACAGACAAAAAACGATTTATGTGAAAAATAAAAAAATGGTGAAAGTTAGGAATAACCTAACAGCTTTTATCACATTTACCTGTTTTGAATTTGTCCCAGCAGTGAATTATATCTCGCATCAGTTCAGGTT
This window harbors:
- a CDS encoding tyrosine-type recombinase/integrase; translated protein: MLNTLQNNENIVFPKVAKNTRTNSFRNRMKNLARQHNNPRFLKIYVHTFRHCKALREYHRTRLLTHVKKIMGHRSVLTTMRYVEVYEQIYGVSTKGISNSNCFNKQERIEFINDGGIWFKQMERNGISANRNRLCNIGVNLRNVDLIKVYSIVLLFVNCFWLPKIMIFF
- a CDS encoding NAD(P)/FAD-dependent oxidoreductase produces the protein MNKFDVIVVGAGTGGCLTAKTLANAGLTVCMIDRKEEKNIGDKVCGDAIGKHHFDNIGIAYPSGAELDQVIEGIKVYSPDLETEVNVKGEGVHGYLVNRLLFGQRLVKETKESGVTLMDQTVVIDPIVENNFVVGVSAKNLKTDQKMEIRAKVVVDASGHAAVLRKKLPAEFGIQNDIKDEDIEICYREIREIKEPIADPGFCKIYLDLNKVPGGYYWVFPKSPTTINVGLGVAMKEGFLNPKDLYNDVISSMPLFNDSKVLTGGGGLVPTRSPISPMVGNGIIIIGDAACQVNPIHGGGIGSSMMGGVKAAEVIIEALEKGDVSREQMWPYTGMFMVAYGAKQAGLDLFRLFLQSLTNEEMNYGMSHHLITDDDLLKASMGEDLKLNITEKTSRLFKGLGCLSLLMKLNSTAKLMKEVKHLYRNYPDSPDGLAEWQSKVNQVFEKAKNL
- a CDS encoding TIGR00289 family protein, whose protein sequence is MQLAALVSGGKDSVLALYKAQQMGHEIKVLGTMVPKRSDSYMFHYPNIHITDYLAEALEIPLVKAKTSGIKEKELEDLKKLIASLDVDGLVTGAIASVYQKKRIDNICDELGLKSIAPLWHQEPLGLMNELVSLRFKVIIVGVSAQGLDQTWLGQEINQETLQKFVELNKKYQISLVGEGGEYESLVLDGPIYKKSIEIVESEIDYKNDSGVLIIKKAKLVDKS
- a CDS encoding 50S ribosomal protein L15e, with product MAYKYIAEAWKNPDKTYVKELMWQRAITWRKEHAIIRIERPTRLDRARNLGYKAKQGIIMARVRVRRSGFRKTRPTGGRRQKRLGVNKFKVGKNMRLIAEERAARKFPNLEVLNSYWVWEDGRFKWYEVIMVDPVVLPDHPISSQTRRVFRGLTSAGKQARGLHNRGRGAEKVRPSKKAILRIRNKHPRK